Proteins co-encoded in one Gossypium arboreum isolate Shixiya-1 chromosome 11, ASM2569848v2, whole genome shotgun sequence genomic window:
- the LOC108474180 gene encoding putative glucose-6-phosphate 1-epimerase → MGHSAAVWDYRAATEITKDWNGVDKIVLRSPRGASARVSLHGGQVTSWRNDQGEELLFTSSKAIFKPPKAVRGGIPICFPQFGNCGSLEQHGFARNKIWTIDENPPPLSPNDSHAKSFIDLLLKPSEEDLKCWPHSFEFRLRVSLAADGSLALISRIRNVNGKPFSFSFAYHTYLSVSDISEVRIEGLETLDYLDNLCQKERFTEQGDAITFESEVDRVYLSTPNVVAVLDHERKRTYVIRKDGLPDVVVWNPWEKKSKSMVDFGDDEYKQMLCVDGAVIEKPVTLKPGEEWTGRVELSVVASTLCSEQFDVQRGMVF, encoded by the exons ATGGGGCATTCTGCAGCAGTGTGGGATTATAGGGCGGCAACTGAGATTACAAAGGATTGGAATGGGGTTGATAAGATTGTTCTTCGGAGCCCTCGAGGGGCTTCAGCAAGG GTTAGCTTACATGGAGGACAGGTCACTTCATGGAGGAATGATCAAGGGGAAGAACTTCTTTTTACCAGTAGTAAG GCGATTTTTAAGCCCCCCAAAGCTGTGCGAGGTGGAATCCCTATTTGTTTTCCTCAG TTCGGTAACTGCGGGTCACTCGAGCAACATGGATTTGCTAGGAACAAGATTTGGACAATTGATGAGAATCCTCCGCCTCTTAGTCCTAATGATTCCCATGCCAAATCCTTCATTGACCTATTGCTTAAACCATCCGAAGAAGATCTCAAATGCTGGCCCCATAG TTTTGAGTTTCGTCTGAGAGTCTCACTTGCGGCTGATGGAAGTCTTGCATTAATATCACGAATTAGGAATGTCAACGGGAAGCCATTTAGTTTCTCTTTTGCCTATCATACATACTTGTCAGTTTCGGACATCAG TGAAGTGAGGATAGAAGGGCTGGAGACGCTTGATTACCTAGACAACCTTTGCCAAAAAGAACGCTTTACTGAGCAAGGAGATGCCATAACATTCGAATCCGAG GTGGATCGAGTCTATCTCAGTACTCCAAACGTAGTTGCTGTACTTGATCACGAAAGGAAGCGAACATATGTTATTAGAAAGGATGGACTACCTGATGTTG TGGTATGGAATCCATGGGAGAAGAAATCGAAATCAATGGTAGATTTTGGAGACGACGAGTACAAACAGATGCTATGCGTGGATGGAGCTGTGATCGAGAAGCCAGTGACATTGAAACCAGGTGAGGAGTGGACCGGACGGGTGGAACTCTCAGTTGTAGCATCAACATTGTGTAGCGAACAATTTGATGTGCAGAGAGGCATGGTGTTTTGA
- the LOC108472526 gene encoding exosome complex component RRP41 homolog: protein MEYVSPEGLRLDGRRPMEMRQLRAEIGTVAKANGSAVFEMGNTKVIAAVYGPREVQNRSQQINDQALVRCEYSMANFSTGDRMRKPKGDRRSTEISLVIRQTMEACILTHLMPRSQIDIFVQVLQADGGTRSACINAATLALADAGIPMRDIVTSCSAGYLNSTPLLDLNYIEDSAGGPDVTVGILPKLDKVTLLQMDAKLPVDIFETVMGLAIEGCKAIANYIREVLLENTKQLEYRRGL from the exons ATGGAATACGTGAGCCCTGAAGGTCTCCGCTTGGATGGCCGCCGTCCGATGGAA ATGAGACAGCTTCGTGCAGAGATCGGTACCGTCGCCAAAGCTAATGG TTCTGCTGTTTTTGAGATGGGCAACACCAAAGTCATTGCAGCTGTGTATGGCCCTAGAGAG GTGCAAAATAGGAGCCAACAAATTAATGACCAGGCACTG GTGCGCTGTGAATATAGCATGGCTAATTTCAGTACCGGAGATCGCATGAGAAAACCAAAGGGTGACAG ACGGTCAACAGAGATATCTCTTGTCATCCGTCAAACCATGGAGGCATGCATTTTGACTCATCTAATGCCTCGTTCTCAG ATAGATATATTTGTTCAAGTTCTTCAGGCTGATGGAG GAACTAGATCTGCATGCATCAACGCTGCAACTTTAGCCCTGGCAGATGCTGGGATCCCAATGCGAGATATCGTCACTTCTTGCAGTGCTGGGTATCTAAATAGCACTCCTTTGCTAG ATTTGAACTATATTGAAGATAGTGCTGGAGGTCCTGATGTCACTGTAGGGATCTTACCTAAGTTGGACAAAGTGACTCTTCTTCAG ATGGATGCTAAGTTACCTGTGGATATCTTTGAAACTGTGATGGGACTTGCAATCGAAGGCTGCAAGGCCATAGCAAACTACATTAGAGAA GTATTACTAGAGAATACCAAGCAACTGGAGTATCGCCGGGGTCTATAA